The Synergistaceae bacterium genomic interval GGCAAAGGACTAAAGGTTTCCGTTCCCACGCGCGACGAATTATTTCGGGTGGGTGGGCGGGCCGCTGCTAACTCAACCACGCGCGATAAACTAACTGCATAGGGCTGGGAAAAATTTATTTCTAGCAATGAGCCTGCAAATATCTTTCACTCCTGCGAACACTACCGGCGGGCTTGTAAGTAACTAAACGGTTTCAAACGGGGTAATTTATCCCGATGAAAATATAACGAAAGGAGTAAATTTAATTGAGTGATTATGTCGTAACAATGGAGCATATTACGAAAACTTTTCCGGGCGTTAAGGCACTTGATGACGTTCATTTACACCTTAAGGCCGGTCGTGTTATGGCTCTATTAGGTGAAAACGGCGCAGGAAAATCTACGCTCATGAAGATTCTTTCAGGCGTTTACACGAGGGATTCGGGCGAAATTACAATTTTCGGCAAAAAAATTGAGGGCGATCTCAACACTAAACAGGCTCAAGCGTTAGGCATTGCAATTATTCATCAGGAATTGAACATGTGCCAGCATTTGAGCGTATCTGCAAATATGTTCTTAGGCCGTGAAATAATTAAAAGCGGAAGACTCGACAACGCAGAAATGAATCGCCAGGCAGTTGAACAACTCGCAAAATTAGGAATCCACGACATTGACCCTGATGAATCAGTCGGAAATTTAACCGTCGGCCGTCAGCAAATGGTCGAGATCGCAAAAGCCCTGTTAATCAACGCAAAAGTCTTAGTCATGGATGAGCCCTCGTCATCGCTGTCAAATGCCGAGATTACCGAAATGTTTAGAATCGTCCGCGAGCTTAAGGCAATGGGCACGGCAATTGTTTATATTTCTCACAGACTGCAGGAGCTTCATCACATTGTCGATGATGTTACAATCATGCGTGACGGAAAGTATATCACTGAAGGCGAATTTAATTCGTTCACAATGGATCAAATTATCGCTAACATGGTCGGACATGAAGTCAAGAATCAGTTCCCGCGTGAAGACGTACCTAAGGGCAAGAAAATTTTAGAGGTCAAGCACCTTAACGCAGGAAAATTAGTCCGTGATGTCAGCTTTGATTTGTACGAAGGTGAAGTGCTCGGCTTTTCCGGTCTTGTCGGTGCAGGAAGAACAGAGACAATGCGCGCTATTTTCGGTGCAGATCCCAAAGAAAGCGGCGAAATTTTACTTGACGGCAACCCCTTAAATATTTACAACCCCGGCTCGGCAATTCGTCAAGGCATAGTCTTAGCTCCTGAAGACAGAAAGAAAGAAGGTCTGTGCACAAAACTTTCAATCAGGGATAATATTGCATTGCCCAATCTCGACATTATCACGCTCGGAAGTCCTACAGGCAGAATCAACAAGCGCACAGAAAATGAGATGATCGAGAAGGGCAAAAGCTCACTTACAATCAAAATGGCTGATGCAGAAGTCGAGGCCGGCAGCTTGTCAGGAGGAAATCAACAGAAAGTCGTCGTTGCAAAATGGCTCGCACGTCAATCAAGAGTCTTAATCTTCGACGAACCTACACGCGGAATTGATGTAGCAGCTAAAGTCGAGATTTACGAGATTATTAATGAGCTCAAGAAACAGGGAGTCGGCGTTATAATCGTGTCTTCAGAATTGCCGGAAGTCATGGGAATTGCTGATCACATTATAGTCATGTGCAACGGAAAAATTACGGGAGAAGTCGACCCGCGCCACACAACAGAAGAAGAAATTATGACATATGCAACAAGATTCGGCGACAATGCCGCATAAAATTTTAAGGAGGATAATTAAATGAAACGCAGCTTTTTATCGAA includes:
- a CDS encoding sugar ABC transporter ATP-binding protein — encoded protein: MSDYVVTMEHITKTFPGVKALDDVHLHLKAGRVMALLGENGAGKSTLMKILSGVYTRDSGEITIFGKKIEGDLNTKQAQALGIAIIHQELNMCQHLSVSANMFLGREIIKSGRLDNAEMNRQAVEQLAKLGIHDIDPDESVGNLTVGRQQMVEIAKALLINAKVLVMDEPSSSLSNAEITEMFRIVRELKAMGTAIVYISHRLQELHHIVDDVTIMRDGKYITEGEFNSFTMDQIIANMVGHEVKNQFPREDVPKGKKILEVKHLNAGKLVRDVSFDLYEGEVLGFSGLVGAGRTETMRAIFGADPKESGEILLDGNPLNIYNPGSAIRQGIVLAPEDRKKEGLCTKLSIRDNIALPNLDIITLGSPTGRINKRTENEMIEKGKSSLTIKMADAEVEAGSLSGGNQQKVVVAKWLARQSRVLIFDEPTRGIDVAAKVEIYEIINELKKQGVGVIIVSSELPEVMGIADHIIVMCNGKITGEVDPRHTTEEEIMTYATRFGDNAA